A window of Burkholderia ubonensis contains these coding sequences:
- a CDS encoding AraC family transcriptional regulator, translating into MDSQSPRHRRRAERGLRSTASQDDIPATVHAIAVTLDECRVRHLDIAAVLDGTGLGAAEVASPNLHVNRGQEQRCFRNLLRCSGLPSIGLAIGARLHVSTLGLAGYAMLISGSVMQAFGCMGRFPLFMGLYFDVRGHTHADGMSVTIERYNGEPDIEVFQTDMCLSSLRLIVSDLVGKPVWPAQLHLARRTPRNAADYARHFRCPVAFGAGENRLVFTSVDGSEAPRLANEVSFNALHQQCEALERQWAASVGMRFADRAKALMARDLTRFKSMTSLADALYVTERTLRRRLDKDGITFQSLLDDVRHQEAVRLLDEPTLSVAAIAERLGYSEPRSFRHAYRRWTGSTPRARADADGDA; encoded by the coding sequence ATGGACAGCCAGTCCCCTCGACATCGACGCCGCGCCGAACGCGGCCTGCGTTCGACCGCCAGCCAGGACGACATTCCCGCCACCGTGCACGCGATCGCGGTCACGCTCGACGAATGCCGCGTCCGGCATCTCGACATCGCCGCGGTGCTCGACGGCACGGGCCTCGGCGCGGCCGAAGTCGCGTCGCCGAACCTGCACGTGAATCGCGGCCAGGAGCAGCGTTGCTTCCGTAACCTGCTGCGCTGCAGTGGCCTGCCGTCGATCGGCCTCGCGATCGGCGCGCGGCTCCACGTGTCGACGCTCGGCCTCGCCGGCTACGCGATGCTGATCAGCGGCTCGGTGATGCAGGCATTCGGCTGCATGGGCCGGTTTCCGCTGTTCATGGGGCTGTATTTCGACGTGCGCGGGCACACGCATGCGGACGGGATGAGCGTGACGATCGAGCGGTACAACGGCGAACCCGACATCGAGGTGTTTCAGACCGACATGTGCCTGTCGAGCCTGCGGCTGATCGTGTCCGATCTGGTCGGCAAACCGGTATGGCCCGCGCAGCTGCATCTCGCGCGCCGCACGCCGCGCAACGCCGCGGACTACGCGCGCCACTTCCGCTGTCCGGTCGCGTTCGGCGCGGGCGAAAACCGCCTCGTGTTCACGAGCGTGGACGGCTCGGAAGCGCCGCGACTCGCGAACGAAGTCAGCTTCAATGCGCTGCATCAGCAGTGCGAAGCGCTCGAGCGGCAGTGGGCCGCATCGGTCGGCATGCGCTTCGCCGATCGCGCGAAGGCGTTGATGGCGCGCGACCTCACGCGCTTCAAGTCGATGACGTCGCTCGCGGATGCGCTGTACGTGACCGAGCGCACCTTGCGGCGTCGGCTCGACAAGGACGGCATCACGTTCCAGTCGCTGCTCGACGACGTGCGCCATCAGGAGGCGGTGCGGCTGCTCGACGAGCCGACGCTCAGCGTCGCGGCCATCGCGGAGCGGCTCGGCTACAGCGAACCGCGCAGCTTCCGGCATGCGTACCGGCGCTGGACCGGCAGCACGCCGCGCGCACGCGCGGATGCGGACGGCGACGCCTGA
- a CDS encoding dTDP-4-dehydrorhamnose reductase family protein, whose protein sequence is MSQPTILLIGASGLLGRAVAAALSREASLTLVATIRNADTAGARRVALPPEHTARLDVLDQPALERLFDARRPSAVIVCAAERRPDVCESDPSAARAINVDAPARIGALAARYGAWTLGISTDYVFDGRAAPYREDATPNPLNVYGRTKLDGEAALLAASPLACVLRLPLLYGPIVDWRESAVTSLVPAIVAAAQPGAEPARMDAWAIRYPTYTPDVAQVIRDLTLRHLAGAPVTGIRHWSAEEPMTKYDIAQRLAAALGRRAALAPIHAPTDATPRPYDCHLDASRVRALGIDHATPFDAGLRAVLADAPPLP, encoded by the coding sequence GTGTCGCAACCGACCATCCTTCTCATCGGCGCGTCCGGCCTGCTCGGCCGTGCGGTTGCCGCCGCGCTGTCGCGCGAAGCGTCGCTGACGCTGGTCGCAACGATCCGGAACGCAGATACCGCCGGCGCCCGGCGGGTCGCGTTGCCGCCGGAACACACCGCCCGTCTCGACGTTCTGGACCAGCCCGCGCTCGAACGGCTGTTCGATGCGCGGCGGCCGTCCGCCGTGATCGTCTGCGCGGCCGAGCGTCGGCCGGACGTATGCGAAAGCGACCCGTCCGCCGCGCGTGCGATCAACGTCGACGCGCCGGCGCGCATCGGCGCGCTCGCCGCGCGCTACGGCGCATGGACGCTCGGCATCTCGACCGACTACGTGTTCGACGGCCGGGCCGCGCCGTACCGCGAAGACGCCACGCCGAATCCGCTGAACGTGTACGGCCGCACGAAGCTCGACGGCGAGGCGGCGTTGCTCGCCGCGTCGCCGCTCGCGTGTGTGCTGCGGCTGCCGCTGCTGTACGGCCCGATCGTCGACTGGCGCGAGTCGGCGGTCACGAGCCTCGTGCCGGCGATCGTCGCGGCCGCGCAGCCGGGCGCCGAGCCGGCGCGCATGGATGCGTGGGCGATCCGCTATCCGACGTACACGCCGGACGTCGCGCAGGTCATCCGCGACCTGACGCTGCGCCATCTGGCCGGCGCGCCGGTCACCGGCATCCGTCATTGGTCGGCCGAGGAGCCGATGACGAAATACGATATCGCCCAACGGCTCGCGGCCGCGTTGGGGCGCCGCGCGGCGCTCGCGCCGATCCATGCGCCGACCGATGCCACGCCGCGCCCATACGATTGCCACCTCGATGCGTCGCGTGTGCGCGCGCTCGGCATCGACCATGCGACGCCGTTCGACGCCGGCTTGCGCGCCGTATTGGCCGACGCGCCGCCGCTGCCGTGA
- a CDS encoding pirin family protein — protein MIEIRAANQRGRAEHGWLSSRHTFSFANYYDPQQVGFSDLLVINDDRVMPGHGFGTHPHRDMEILSYVLDGALEHKDSMGTGSVIVPGDVQLMSAGTGVRHSEFNHSREAQVHFLQIWVGPSEKGAQPRYQQTNLPAEDKRGRLVLVVSPDGAAGSLKIRQDTRIYAGLFDGDERATLALPPDRFAYVHVARGSVTVNGVTLGEGDGARVRGEEALTFADGKDAEVLVFDLRPVEVTAEWA, from the coding sequence ATGATTGAGATCCGAGCAGCAAACCAACGCGGCCGCGCCGAACATGGCTGGCTCAGCTCCCGTCACACGTTCTCGTTCGCGAATTACTACGATCCGCAGCAGGTCGGCTTCTCTGACCTGCTCGTGATCAACGACGACCGCGTGATGCCGGGCCACGGCTTCGGCACGCATCCGCACCGCGACATGGAGATCCTGTCGTACGTACTGGACGGTGCGCTCGAGCACAAGGACTCGATGGGCACGGGCTCGGTGATCGTGCCGGGCGACGTGCAGCTGATGAGCGCGGGCACGGGCGTGCGCCACAGCGAGTTCAACCACTCGCGCGAAGCGCAGGTGCACTTCCTGCAGATCTGGGTCGGGCCGTCGGAGAAAGGCGCGCAGCCGCGCTATCAGCAGACGAACCTGCCGGCCGAAGACAAGCGCGGCAGGCTGGTGCTGGTCGTGTCGCCGGACGGCGCCGCCGGCTCGCTGAAGATCCGGCAGGACACGCGGATCTACGCCGGCCTGTTCGACGGCGACGAACGCGCGACGCTCGCGCTGCCGCCTGACCGGTTTGCGTACGTGCACGTCGCACGCGGCAGCGTGACGGTCAACGGCGTGACGCTCGGCGAAGGCGACGGTGCGCGCGTGCGCGGCGAAGAAGCGCTGACGTTCGCGGACGGCAAGGACGCCGAGGTGCTTGTGTTCGACCTGCGTCCGGTCGAAGTGACGGCCGAATGGGCATGA
- a CDS encoding LysR family transcriptional regulator, with the protein MELGDLRIFVATVDAGSFTAAADQLMLSKQFVSRRTMALEAALGVRLLHRNTRNLAVTESGHEFYERAQRILAEVADAEQAMVARSTELHGSLKISAPLSFGITHLSPLIAEFLAAHPAVRLNLDLTDRRVDLIGEGFDVALRIGPLEDSTLIARPLGAWKMIACASPAYLERQGTPASPAELAGHTCLLYGRERRVGWEFRVDGAARTFDVQGPLVANNGEVVRDAAIAGLGIALLPHFIVGAALDSGALVPVLDAYAPAPLTLNAVFPQHREGFVTLRTFVAFLAERLGHAVSAA; encoded by the coding sequence ATGGAACTGGGCGATCTCCGGATTTTTGTGGCGACGGTCGATGCGGGCAGCTTCACCGCGGCCGCCGACCAGCTGATGCTGTCGAAGCAGTTCGTCAGCCGGCGGACGATGGCGCTCGAAGCGGCGCTCGGCGTGCGCCTGCTTCACCGCAACACGCGCAACCTGGCCGTGACCGAATCGGGGCACGAGTTCTATGAACGCGCGCAGCGGATCCTCGCCGAAGTGGCCGACGCCGAGCAGGCGATGGTGGCGCGCAGCACCGAGCTGCACGGCTCGCTGAAGATCAGCGCGCCGCTGTCGTTCGGGATCACGCACCTGTCGCCGCTGATCGCCGAGTTCCTGGCCGCGCATCCGGCCGTGCGGCTCAATCTCGACCTGACCGACCGGCGCGTCGACCTGATCGGCGAAGGCTTCGACGTCGCGCTGCGCATCGGCCCGCTCGAGGATTCGACGCTGATCGCGCGTCCGCTGGGCGCATGGAAAATGATCGCGTGCGCGAGCCCCGCCTATCTGGAGCGGCAGGGCACGCCCGCGTCGCCCGCGGAGCTGGCCGGCCATACGTGCCTGCTGTACGGGCGCGAACGGCGGGTCGGCTGGGAGTTCCGGGTCGACGGCGCGGCGCGGACCTTCGACGTGCAGGGGCCGCTCGTCGCGAACAATGGCGAAGTCGTGCGCGACGCGGCCATCGCCGGGCTCGGCATCGCGCTGCTGCCGCACTTCATCGTCGGCGCGGCGCTCGACAGCGGCGCGCTCGTGCCGGTGCTCGATGCGTATGCGCCGGCGCCGCTCACGCTGAACGCGGTGTTCCCGCAGCACCGGGAAGGGTTCGTCACGCTGCGTACCTTCGTCGCGTTTCTCGCCGAGCGGCTCGGACACGCGGTATCGGCTGCATAG
- a CDS encoding aspartate aminotransferase family protein, with amino-acid sequence MNGIDVGLEADLQALGKRHLLMHFTHADAYRDQALTVFDRGEGCWLVDRNGKRYFDGLAGLYCVQLGYSHGAEIGDAMREQMGRLPFATNWGYGHEPAIRLAHKLATLAPDGLNRVFFTSSGSESNESAIKLVRQYHQARGEPQRRKFIARRVAYHGTSFGALALNGMTNFRKHFEPLMAGVRHVSNTKRYGRPDGETEAQFTRHLLDEIESLIVQEGPDTVAAIVVEPLQNAGGSLTPPAGYAQGLRALCDRHGVLLVADEVICGFGRLGEWFGSTRYGLQPDLITFAKGIASGYVPLGGVIASDAVVDTVLAGPQQMFLHGATYGGHPVACTAALANLAIMERERVLENVGGNQAVFRRTLDGLLELPCVGDVRGDGYHYSLELVTDKAARRWAAGIGAQAFVSTLLAPAIFEAGLLCRAGVDHEGTPIVQFSPPLVMSRDEIVWFVAKIRDILADTYARAMR; translated from the coding sequence ATGAACGGTATCGACGTCGGTCTCGAAGCGGACCTGCAGGCGCTCGGCAAGCGCCATCTGCTGATGCACTTCACGCACGCCGATGCGTATCGCGACCAGGCGCTGACGGTGTTCGACCGCGGCGAAGGCTGCTGGCTCGTCGACCGCAACGGCAAGCGCTACTTCGACGGGCTCGCCGGGTTGTATTGCGTGCAGCTCGGCTACAGCCACGGCGCGGAAATCGGCGACGCGATGCGCGAGCAGATGGGGCGGCTGCCGTTCGCCACCAACTGGGGCTACGGCCACGAACCGGCGATCCGGCTCGCGCACAAGCTGGCGACGCTCGCGCCGGACGGCCTGAACCGCGTGTTCTTCACCTCGAGCGGCTCCGAGTCGAACGAGTCGGCGATCAAGCTGGTGCGCCAGTATCACCAGGCGCGCGGCGAGCCGCAGCGGCGCAAGTTCATCGCGCGGCGCGTCGCGTATCACGGCACGTCGTTCGGCGCGCTCGCATTGAACGGGATGACCAACTTCCGCAAGCATTTCGAGCCGCTGATGGCGGGCGTGCGGCACGTGAGCAACACGAAGCGCTACGGGCGGCCCGACGGCGAGACGGAAGCGCAGTTCACGCGCCATCTGCTCGACGAGATCGAATCGCTGATCGTGCAGGAAGGGCCGGACACCGTCGCCGCGATCGTCGTCGAGCCGCTGCAGAACGCGGGCGGCAGCCTGACGCCGCCGGCCGGCTATGCGCAAGGGCTGCGCGCGCTGTGCGACCGGCACGGCGTGCTGCTCGTCGCCGATGAAGTGATCTGCGGCTTCGGCCGTCTCGGCGAATGGTTCGGCTCGACGCGCTACGGGCTGCAGCCGGACCTGATCACGTTCGCGAAGGGGATCGCGTCGGGCTACGTGCCGCTCGGCGGCGTGATCGCGAGCGACGCGGTCGTCGATACGGTGCTCGCCGGCCCGCAGCAGATGTTCCTGCACGGTGCGACCTACGGCGGCCATCCGGTCGCGTGCACGGCCGCGCTCGCGAACCTCGCGATCATGGAGCGCGAACGCGTGCTCGAGAACGTCGGCGGCAACCAGGCCGTATTCCGCCGCACGCTCGACGGGTTGCTCGAGCTGCCGTGCGTCGGCGACGTGCGCGGCGACGGCTACCACTATTCGCTCGAGCTCGTCACCGACAAGGCCGCGCGCCGCTGGGCCGCGGGCATCGGCGCGCAGGCGTTCGTGTCGACGCTGCTCGCGCCGGCGATCTTCGAAGCGGGCTTGCTGTGCCGCGCGGGCGTCGACCACGAAGGCACGCCGATCGTGCAGTTCTCGCCGCCGCTCGTGATGTCGCGCGATGAGATAGTCTGGTTCGTCGCGAAGATTCGCGACATCCTCGCCGACACCTATGCGCGCGCGATGCGCTGA
- a CDS encoding H-NS family nucleoid-associated regulatory protein, which translates to MTQALQDLEAQLRDLNIKLSEARQKEKQAALAAFREQVQLLGITQQEVLSALGYIVQRKRKAPAKYYDPTTGRSWSGRGPRPKWLEGKDLDALLVDREAKTWWPGDDQG; encoded by the coding sequence ATGACTCAGGCTCTGCAGGACCTCGAAGCACAACTTCGGGACCTGAACATCAAGCTGTCGGAAGCCAGGCAGAAAGAAAAGCAGGCCGCGCTCGCGGCATTCAGGGAGCAGGTTCAGTTGCTGGGTATCACGCAGCAGGAAGTGCTGAGCGCGCTCGGCTACATCGTGCAGCGAAAACGCAAGGCGCCTGCGAAGTACTACGATCCGACGACCGGCCGCTCGTGGTCGGGTCGCGGCCCGCGGCCGAAATGGCTCGAAGGCAAGGACCTCGACGCGCTGCTCGTCGATCGCGAAGCCAAAACCTGGTGGCCCGGCGACGATCAGGGCTGA
- a CDS encoding DoxX family protein, with the protein MRYVSLESKKDGLLLAARVLMMVLFILFGWQKLTGFSGTVAYMASTGAPSPELSAVIAVAVELVGGLLIAIGFYTRPIALLFAAYTVATAYIGHRYWALHGMDQYMAMIHFYKNVSIVGGLLLLALTGPGRYSFDRK; encoded by the coding sequence ATGCGTTACGTGTCGCTGGAATCGAAGAAGGATGGGCTGCTGCTCGCCGCCCGCGTGCTGATGATGGTGCTGTTCATCCTGTTCGGATGGCAGAAGCTGACCGGCTTCTCGGGCACCGTCGCCTACATGGCGTCGACCGGGGCGCCGTCGCCCGAGCTGTCGGCGGTGATCGCGGTCGCGGTCGAGCTGGTCGGCGGCCTGCTGATCGCAATCGGCTTCTACACGCGGCCGATCGCGTTGCTGTTCGCGGCCTATACGGTCGCCACCGCGTACATCGGGCATCGCTACTGGGCGCTGCACGGGATGGATCAGTACATGGCGATGATCCACTTCTACAAGAACGTCAGCATCGTGGGCGGCCTGTTGCTGCTCGCGCTGACCGGTCCGGGGCGGTATTCGTTCGACCGCAAGTAA
- a CDS encoding APC family permease, which translates to MEDTGTAQHARSAVTDDVRAHANGHADTDTDAGPPGRPGAPALGLFALVIFGLAYMLPMTVFTTYGIVTRETNGHLTIAYAVTLVAMLLTARSYGHMVRLMPSAGSAYTFASHNFGTSAGFMVGWALLMDYLFIPMISYLAIGIYMKQLFPAVPASVWIVASIVLVTGLNIVGIRLVNRVNLILIASQLVFIAVFVAAAAHVAAGAGLEPALALPAYGDAHAIFAGSAILCLSFLGFDAVSTLSEETREPRRTVPLAILLCTLASGLLFMLIAYAGQVVFPDWHAFKDLDSASFELMRRIGGGALSALFVAVYVAGCFASAMAGQASVTRVLFAMGRDRVLPERVFGQLHARLHTPVRATLAVGAVSLSALFITLDLASTMISFGALVAFAVVNLCVMRSYLARPEHRRGAGWIGYGVLPALGFAMNVWLWSGLSRQTFYVGLGWLALGLCQLLWLTRGFTRPAPTLSMN; encoded by the coding sequence ATGGAAGACACCGGGACAGCGCAGCATGCGCGCAGCGCAGTGACGGACGACGTGCGAGCGCACGCGAACGGGCACGCCGACACCGACACCGACGCGGGCCCGCCCGGCCGGCCCGGCGCCCCGGCGCTCGGCCTGTTCGCGCTGGTGATCTTCGGCCTCGCGTACATGCTGCCGATGACGGTATTCACGACTTACGGAATCGTCACACGCGAGACCAACGGACATTTGACGATCGCGTATGCGGTCACGCTCGTCGCGATGCTGCTGACCGCGCGCAGCTACGGCCACATGGTGCGGCTGATGCCGAGCGCCGGTTCCGCCTACACGTTCGCGAGCCACAACTTCGGCACGTCGGCGGGCTTCATGGTCGGCTGGGCGTTGCTGATGGACTACCTGTTCATTCCGATGATCAGCTACCTCGCGATCGGCATCTACATGAAGCAGCTGTTCCCCGCGGTGCCGGCCAGCGTGTGGATCGTCGCGAGCATCGTGCTGGTGACGGGGTTGAACATCGTCGGCATCCGGCTTGTCAACCGCGTGAACCTGATCCTGATCGCGAGCCAGCTCGTGTTCATCGCGGTGTTCGTCGCGGCCGCGGCGCATGTCGCGGCCGGCGCGGGGCTGGAGCCGGCGCTCGCGCTGCCGGCGTATGGCGATGCGCACGCGATCTTCGCCGGCTCCGCGATCCTGTGCCTGTCGTTCCTCGGCTTCGACGCGGTATCGACGCTGTCGGAGGAAACTCGCGAGCCGCGCCGCACGGTGCCGCTCGCGATCCTGCTATGCACGCTCGCGAGCGGGCTGCTGTTCATGCTGATCGCGTATGCGGGGCAGGTCGTGTTTCCCGACTGGCATGCGTTCAAGGATCTCGATTCGGCCAGCTTCGAACTGATGCGGCGCATCGGCGGCGGCGCGTTGTCCGCGCTGTTCGTCGCGGTCTACGTGGCCGGCTGCTTCGCGAGCGCGATGGCCGGTCAGGCGAGCGTGACGCGCGTGCTGTTCGCGATGGGCCGCGACCGCGTGCTGCCCGAGCGCGTGTTCGGGCAACTGCATGCGCGGCTGCATACGCCGGTGCGCGCGACGCTCGCGGTCGGCGCGGTGTCGCTGTCGGCGCTGTTCATCACGCTCGATCTCGCGTCGACGATGATCAGCTTCGGCGCGCTCGTCGCGTTCGCGGTCGTGAACCTGTGCGTGATGCGCAGCTACCTGGCGCGCCCGGAACACCGCCGCGGCGCCGGCTGGATCGGGTACGGCGTGCTGCCGGCGCTCGGCTTCGCGATGAACGTGTGGCTGTGGTCGGGCCTGTCGCGCCAGACCTTCTACGTCGGCCTCGGCTGGCTCGCGCTCGGGCTCTGCCAGCTGCTATGGCTCACGCGCGGCTTCACGCGGCCGGCGCCGACGCTGTCGATGAACTGA
- a CDS encoding lysozyme inhibitor LprI family protein has protein sequence MRASAALPARASRRAIPHVLAAAAWLTALPMAAHAAGFDCAKAASPTEHAICADARLSALDGQLATAWQKARAKGGDTAAPKAAQLKWLAQRDRCGGDASCIADRYRERLAILNGAPLAPDRWQQTWYRDSANPSLGGVLTITGTAPHLHFELSGNNGANTGDLAGDLALHGDAGTFRQDRCRLDFSRHGSRVRVTQQGSDADCGAGAGVVYSGDYVTASQAQASPPADLVTLKVLDDARQDAIAHKLLGADYQTLVDMINNRDDERDLDGLNAKVTSYWVRGIATTNAAIVMRRGTDLWIGLLVFDAHNDVRMRYYTNVPAWKKTVPKTLRAWHDKLDSSYPIDVM, from the coding sequence ATGCGCGCGAGCGCAGCGCTTCCCGCCCGCGCGTCGCGCCGCGCGATTCCGCACGTGCTCGCGGCGGCCGCATGGCTGACAGCGCTGCCGATGGCCGCCCATGCGGCCGGTTTCGACTGTGCGAAGGCCGCTTCGCCGACCGAACACGCGATCTGCGCGGACGCACGTCTGTCCGCGCTGGACGGTCAACTCGCGACCGCATGGCAGAAGGCGCGCGCGAAAGGCGGCGATACGGCCGCGCCGAAGGCCGCCCAACTGAAATGGCTCGCGCAGCGCGATCGCTGCGGCGGCGACGCCTCGTGCATCGCCGATCGCTATCGCGAGCGCCTGGCGATCCTGAACGGCGCGCCGCTCGCGCCCGACCGCTGGCAGCAGACCTGGTATCGCGACAGCGCCAACCCGTCCCTCGGCGGCGTGCTGACGATTACCGGCACGGCGCCGCATCTTCACTTCGAATTGAGCGGCAACAACGGCGCGAACACCGGCGATCTGGCCGGCGATCTCGCGCTGCACGGCGACGCCGGCACGTTTCGGCAGGACCGATGCCGGCTCGACTTCAGCCGTCACGGATCGCGCGTGCGCGTGACGCAGCAGGGCAGCGACGCCGATTGCGGTGCCGGCGCGGGCGTCGTCTATTCGGGCGACTACGTGACGGCGTCACAGGCGCAGGCGAGCCCGCCGGCGGATCTCGTCACGTTGAAGGTGCTGGACGACGCGCGGCAGGACGCGATCGCGCACAAGCTGCTCGGCGCGGATTACCAGACGCTCGTCGACATGATCAATAACCGCGACGACGAGCGCGACCTCGACGGCCTGAATGCAAAAGTGACGTCGTACTGGGTGCGCGGCATCGCGACGACGAACGCCGCGATCGTAATGCGACGCGGCACCGATCTGTGGATCGGGCTCCTCGTGTTCGACGCCCACAACGACGTGCGGATGCGCTACTACACGAACGTCCCGGCGTGGAAAAAGACCGTGCCGAAAACGCTGCGCGCGTGGCACGACAAGCTCGACAGCAGCTATCCGATCGACGTGATGTGA
- a CDS encoding MFS transporter: protein MAANLEPSSLGDAASPRVEQAGRYAWKALAGAAIGYAMDGFDLLILGFMLPAISASLQLGAQQAGALVTWTLVGAVAGGVIFGALSDRYGRVRVLTWTILLFAVFTGLCAFAQGFWDLLAYRTIAGIGLGGEFGIGMALAAEAWPASKRARVSSYVALGWQSGVLAASLLTPLLLQTVGWRGMFAIGVVPALLAWALRNRLHEPVAFVQRATQPRTNAFRMLVADARTARTSIGIVVLCAVQNFGYYGIMIWMPTFLSKQLGFSLTKSGLWTAATVLGMMAGVWVFGHLADRIGRKPTFLLYQVGSVAMVFAYSRLTDPATMLWAGALMGMFVNGMVGGYGTLMSEAYPTAVRATAQNVLWNVGRAIGGLGPLVVGALAARYSFQAAIALLAGLYVLDMVATLFLIPELNGVELE from the coding sequence ATGGCAGCCAACCTTGAACCTTCGTCGCTCGGCGACGCGGCGTCGCCGCGCGTCGAGCAGGCCGGGCGTTACGCGTGGAAGGCGCTCGCGGGCGCCGCGATCGGCTATGCGATGGACGGTTTCGACCTGCTGATCCTCGGCTTCATGCTGCCGGCGATTTCGGCGTCGCTGCAGCTCGGCGCGCAACAGGCGGGGGCGCTCGTCACGTGGACGCTCGTCGGCGCGGTCGCGGGCGGCGTGATCTTCGGCGCGCTCAGCGACCGCTACGGCCGCGTGCGCGTGCTGACCTGGACGATCCTGCTGTTTGCGGTGTTCACCGGGCTGTGCGCGTTCGCGCAGGGCTTCTGGGATCTGCTCGCGTACCGGACCATCGCCGGCATCGGCCTGGGCGGCGAATTCGGCATCGGCATGGCGCTCGCGGCCGAAGCGTGGCCGGCCAGCAAGCGGGCTCGCGTGTCGTCGTACGTGGCGCTCGGCTGGCAGAGCGGCGTGCTCGCGGCGTCGCTGCTGACGCCGCTGCTGCTGCAGACGGTCGGCTGGCGCGGCATGTTCGCGATCGGCGTGGTGCCCGCCTTGCTCGCATGGGCGCTGCGCAACCGGCTGCACGAGCCCGTAGCGTTCGTGCAGCGTGCTACGCAGCCGCGCACCAACGCGTTCCGCATGCTCGTCGCCGATGCGCGCACGGCCCGCACGAGCATCGGCATCGTCGTGCTGTGCGCGGTCCAGAACTTCGGCTACTACGGGATCATGATCTGGATGCCGACCTTCCTGTCGAAGCAGCTCGGCTTCTCGCTGACGAAATCCGGACTGTGGACCGCGGCGACCGTGCTCGGGATGATGGCCGGCGTTTGGGTGTTCGGACACCTGGCCGACCGCATCGGCCGCAAGCCGACGTTCCTGCTGTACCAGGTCGGCTCGGTGGCGATGGTGTTCGCGTATTCGCGGCTGACGGACCCGGCCACGATGCTGTGGGCCGGCGCGCTGATGGGCATGTTCGTGAACGGCATGGTCGGCGGCTACGGCACGCTGATGTCCGAAGCGTATCCGACGGCAGTCCGCGCGACCGCGCAGAACGTGCTGTGGAACGTGGGCCGCGCGATCGGCGGCCTCGGGCCGCTCGTCGTCGGCGCGCTCGCCGCGCGCTACTCGTTTCAGGCGGCCATCGCGCTGCTCGCCGGCCTCTATGTGCTCGACATGGTGGCGACGCTGTTCCTGATCCCCGAACTGAACGGCGTCGAACTCGAATGA